A stretch of Nitrospira sp. DNA encodes these proteins:
- the brxC gene encoding BREX system P-loop protein BrxC yields MNIQNLFERDLFRSINGVVKADQLDESSVWQELDEFVVTRELDQHLRRFFSTYGDAIKHPQDPDVAGKIGVWVSGFFGSGKSHFIKVLSYLLQNKTHTHQGQTKRAVEFFENKFKDAMLFGDIKRAIASNTDVILFNIDSKADHRIGRDAILAVFLKVLNEMQGYCGDYPQIAHLERHLEGRGKLTQFHDVFRKATGSEWVADRDAYHFHRDEIVKALGETLKMSKESAEKWVDGAEGSFALTVENLCKWVKEYLDSKGEEHRLIFLVDEVGQFIGTDSHLMLNLQTITEELGTICKGRAWVVVTSQEDIDAVLGEMKQSKANDFSKIQGRFRTRLSLSSANVDEVIQSRLLAKREEVKSDLQEVFRKKGDILKNQLTFTNCGMTFKNVKDGEDFVQNYPFVPYQFQLVQKIFEAIRRAGATGLHLSRGERSILDAFQSAGKEVALKEVGILVPLYRFYPSIESFLDTVVKKTIDQAKDNPSLEHPFDISLLQVLFLIRYVEEIKGNVDNLVTLCIAEIDADRLALRRKIEGSLQRLEKETLINRSGDLYFFLTNEERDINREIKNVELSSGEEAKLLGELIYNDVLKEQRKHRHAENKMDFAFNRFCDLLPVGNRLDGVLQLSVITPLNDEYGLYDNAKCLLDSSTEGGSILVRMGNDETLGRELRTYLQTEKYVRHKNDGTLPESAKRILRDISGNNQDRRARLVTLLGEMFAGADFYAAGQPLKLKASMPLAALDESLGYLVKNTFNKMGYLKRLSQEPLKEIQAIIRSNDIGQQTLVMATEEGNKQAIDDLRNYVALMSSNNKQVVLQDMIDKRYSLRPYGWPEEEVVILIARLMVLGEISLMMDGTLVPLDKAYDAITTPAKRRKIVILKRQTTDPKAIQDARTLGKELFHEMGPDGEDALFAFLQNKLKSWQSSLMTYRPLAETGDYPGKDQIADGLLRVKKLLASDNSYKFIQQLNEQKNELLDFADHFTNLEQFYEHQKSTWERLRKAHGRFQRNRLELERDALAGMALKRMQQILNASSPYSLIKETEGLIATVSTINSALVAAARQQALAKIDVHLVTVTRDIEAAKGDAGLRAACMRPLEELKGAVQSEESLAHITQIETEALKEFDLATSRIEESVRKATEQPKEKGEQPKPILKKKRVVEPAKLVASPYLETQADVEAFLKTLRSELEQALTKDERIEIR; encoded by the coding sequence CGATCAGCATCTCCGCCGCTTTTTCTCGACGTATGGTGATGCGATCAAGCATCCCCAAGATCCCGATGTCGCAGGGAAGATTGGCGTGTGGGTGTCAGGCTTCTTCGGGTCCGGCAAATCACACTTTATTAAGGTTCTTTCCTACCTTTTGCAGAACAAGACCCATACGCATCAGGGGCAGACTAAGCGGGCGGTCGAGTTCTTCGAGAACAAGTTCAAAGATGCCATGCTGTTTGGTGACATCAAGCGAGCGATTGCCTCGAATACCGATGTCATCCTGTTCAACATTGACAGCAAGGCCGACCACCGCATTGGGCGCGATGCCATTCTTGCCGTGTTTCTCAAAGTACTGAACGAGATGCAAGGCTATTGCGGCGATTATCCTCAGATCGCGCACCTGGAACGCCATTTGGAAGGGAGAGGTAAGCTCACACAGTTCCATGACGTCTTTCGCAAGGCGACGGGTAGCGAGTGGGTGGCAGACCGTGACGCCTACCATTTTCACCGGGACGAAATCGTAAAAGCGCTCGGCGAAACGCTAAAGATGAGCAAAGAGTCGGCGGAGAAGTGGGTCGATGGGGCGGAAGGCAGTTTTGCCTTAACCGTCGAAAACCTCTGTAAATGGGTCAAGGAGTATCTGGACTCGAAGGGAGAAGAGCATCGTCTTATTTTCTTGGTCGATGAAGTGGGGCAGTTCATCGGGACAGATTCCCACCTGATGCTGAATCTTCAGACCATTACCGAAGAGCTGGGAACTATCTGCAAGGGGCGTGCATGGGTCGTTGTCACTTCCCAAGAAGATATTGATGCTGTGCTAGGGGAAATGAAACAGAGCAAGGCCAACGACTTCTCGAAGATTCAGGGACGCTTCCGGACGCGCCTCTCACTCTCAAGTGCCAACGTCGATGAAGTGATCCAGTCTCGCCTTCTGGCTAAACGTGAAGAGGTCAAAAGCGACCTCCAGGAAGTCTTCCGAAAAAAAGGGGACATTCTCAAGAATCAGCTCACGTTCACCAATTGCGGAATGACCTTCAAGAACGTCAAAGATGGCGAGGATTTCGTCCAGAACTATCCATTCGTGCCGTATCAGTTCCAGCTCGTCCAAAAGATTTTCGAGGCGATCCGAAGAGCGGGGGCCACCGGTCTGCACCTATCCCGCGGCGAACGATCAATCCTCGATGCGTTTCAGTCGGCTGGCAAGGAGGTTGCTCTCAAAGAGGTCGGTATCCTAGTCCCTCTCTATCGGTTCTACCCTTCGATCGAAAGCTTTCTTGATACCGTCGTCAAGAAGACCATCGATCAAGCCAAGGACAATCCGAGTCTGGAGCATCCCTTCGATATTAGCCTTCTGCAGGTATTGTTTCTCATCCGCTATGTCGAGGAGATCAAGGGGAACGTCGATAACCTGGTGACCCTGTGCATCGCCGAGATTGATGCTGACCGACTGGCGCTTCGTCGCAAGATCGAAGGGAGCCTTCAGCGTCTCGAAAAGGAAACGCTCATTAATCGAAGTGGTGATCTGTATTTCTTCCTGACCAACGAAGAACGGGACATCAATCGGGAGATCAAGAATGTCGAACTCAGTAGTGGCGAGGAAGCCAAGCTCCTTGGAGAACTCATTTACAACGATGTCTTGAAAGAACAGCGAAAGCATCGCCATGCCGAGAATAAGATGGATTTTGCCTTCAATCGCTTCTGCGATTTGCTTCCGGTTGGAAATCGTCTCGACGGCGTATTACAGCTCTCGGTTATTACGCCACTGAATGATGAATACGGGTTGTACGACAATGCCAAATGCCTTCTGGACAGCTCTACCGAAGGCGGCAGCATTCTGGTCCGCATGGGCAATGACGAGACTCTGGGCCGCGAGCTTCGGACATACCTTCAGACTGAGAAGTATGTTCGCCATAAGAATGATGGCACACTTCCGGAGTCGGCGAAGCGCATTCTCCGCGACATATCCGGAAACAACCAAGACCGCCGAGCCCGTCTAGTCACACTCTTAGGCGAGATGTTCGCCGGAGCCGACTTCTATGCTGCCGGCCAGCCCTTGAAGCTGAAAGCCTCCATGCCATTGGCCGCACTCGACGAGTCGCTGGGGTATCTCGTCAAGAACACCTTCAATAAGATGGGGTACCTGAAGCGGCTGTCTCAGGAGCCATTGAAGGAAATTCAGGCCATCATTCGGAGTAACGACATCGGTCAGCAGACGCTGGTCATGGCAACCGAGGAGGGGAACAAGCAGGCGATAGATGACCTACGCAATTATGTTGCCTTGATGTCATCCAATAATAAGCAGGTCGTACTCCAAGACATGATCGACAAGCGGTACTCCCTGCGTCCGTATGGGTGGCCGGAAGAAGAAGTGGTGATCCTGATAGCCCGTCTCATGGTGCTGGGCGAAATCAGTCTCATGATGGATGGGACACTGGTTCCGCTCGATAAGGCCTACGACGCCATCACGACCCCTGCAAAACGTCGAAAGATCGTGATTCTCAAGCGGCAAACCACCGACCCTAAAGCCATTCAAGACGCCCGCACACTGGGGAAAGAATTGTTTCATGAGATGGGACCTGATGGCGAGGATGCCCTGTTTGCATTCCTGCAGAACAAGCTCAAGAGCTGGCAATCATCCTTGATGACCTACAGGCCGTTGGCGGAAACCGGCGATTACCCCGGAAAAGACCAGATCGCCGACGGGCTCCTGCGTGTGAAGAAGCTGCTCGCTTCCGATAACAGTTATAAGTTCATCCAGCAACTCAACGAACAGAAGAATGAACTTCTCGATTTCGCTGATCACTTTACCAATCTCGAACAGTTCTACGAACACCAAAAGTCCACGTGGGAAAGGTTACGGAAGGCGCATGGCCGTTTTCAGCGAAATCGCCTTGAGCTTGAGAGAGATGCGCTGGCTGGAATGGCGCTCAAACGGATGCAGCAAATCCTGAACGCGTCGAGTCCGTACAGCCTGATCAAAGAGACCGAGGGGCTCATTGCCACAGTCAGTACCATTAATAGCGCCCTCGTGGCTGCAGCTCGCCAGCAGGCTCTTGCCAAGATTGACGTGCATCTCGTCACAGTCACCAGGGATATTGAGGCAGCCAAGGGAGACGCAGGACTTCGCGCTGCCTGCATGAGGCCACTGGAAGAACTTAAGGGCGCAGTCCAGTCTGAAGAGAGTCTGGCTCACATCACACAAATAGAGACGGAGGCTCTGAAAGAATTCGATCTTGCAACCTCTCGGATAGAAGAATCTGTTCGGAAAGCCACAGAGCAGCCCAAGGAAAAAGGAGAGCAGCCCAAGCCTATTCTCAAGAAGAAACGGGTAGTGGAGCCGGCCAAGCTGGTCGCATCTCCCTATTTGGAAACGCAGGCGGATGTCGAAGCATTTCTTAAGACACTGCGATCGGAGTTGGAGCAGGCACTCACTAAGGACGAACGCATCGAGATCCGCTGA
- the pglX gene encoding BREX-1 system adenine-specific DNA-methyltransferase PglX, translating into MNRTKLKTYAPQARRDFIQAVTDRAAFYGLTEKKIEPITENGDVAIIGGRAFPRAIASKRKALEERIAQYGFGQTMDAIAYTWFNRLVAIRYMELHGYLDHGYRVLTHPDASKSIPEILEQAEHLDLPGLDKHKVIELKLEGSKEAELYRMLLLAQCNALYKTMPFLFEWIDDETELLLPDNLLHTDSLIRKLVGEIDENDWQEVEIIGWLYQFYIAERKDEVMARKSAVPTEDIPAVTQLFTPHWIVRYLVENSLGRLWLLNRPGSRLREQMPYYIEGETETDFLKITKPEDIRLLDPACGSGHMLTYAFDLLFRIYEEEGYVPNEIPALILKHNLYGLEICPRAAQLAELALVFKAREKSRRFFQPSTLVQPHILALQDIRFDEGELRDYIAALELGTLFNEPMLKLLHQFEQATTFGSLIQPCLDEQNITFARQAMKTKDLGGQLFLRETHGKVLRVLEQAEMLCQRYHVVVANPPYMGGGAMNPLLKEYVKKHLTLSKQDLMTCFMQRATTLAVPFGTIAVINLPSWLFLSSFEAFRIYLIANETISSLLHLGRGIFGSDFGTVAFVLKNCPANGRKGIYRRLFERHVEVDSVNEIEAKFLNQSFGRFVADQRDFLQIPGAPIAYWVTPAVRHIFATATPLKDIAKPRQGLATTNNSAFLRMWYEPALERIGFEMTSENEAEQSRQKWFPLQKGGSFRKWYGNNEYVLNYERRGQTICDYIDNTPGVRVGSNGRVINRQFYFREAITWSSLSISALSMRYMGKGYIFETKGSACFCDDRLLLMELLGYANSTLVNQFLQALSPTLDFHEGPIGNLPVIPIRSHAQQNLVAECISISRADWDNFETSWDFRDQPLLRPGMKGATLEASWRNWAAHSTAAIRRMKELETENNRLFIDAYGLADELTPEVPEDQITLARADQRKDMAGFLSYAVGCMMGRYSLDKPGLILANASDSLREFLAKVGRSQDQLTFAPDEDGIIPVLDGEWFEDDIVARVHAFLRAAFAETTLEVNLGFIEESLGKDLRKYFLADFYKDHLKTYKKRPIYWLFSSGKERAFQCLVYLHRYQDGTLARMRTEYVIPLQGKMAARIEQLASETQKASSTSQRKTLEKERDKLLKHQTELRAFDEKLRHYADQRIALDLDDGVKVNYGKFGDLLAEVKAVTGGTDED; encoded by the coding sequence ATGAACCGCACCAAGCTCAAGACCTACGCCCCACAAGCTCGCCGGGATTTCATCCAGGCTGTCACAGATCGCGCTGCCTTCTATGGTCTGACTGAGAAGAAGATCGAACCCATCACCGAGAACGGCGACGTGGCTATTATCGGTGGCCGCGCCTTTCCTCGCGCTATTGCGAGCAAACGCAAAGCCTTGGAAGAACGGATTGCCCAATACGGCTTCGGGCAGACCATGGACGCAATTGCCTACACCTGGTTTAACCGCTTGGTCGCTATCCGGTACATGGAACTGCATGGGTATCTTGACCATGGCTACCGGGTACTGACCCATCCCGACGCATCGAAGTCGATTCCTGAGATCCTCGAACAGGCCGAACATCTCGATCTGCCGGGCTTGGACAAGCACAAGGTTATTGAGCTGAAATTGGAAGGCAGCAAAGAAGCTGAGCTGTACCGGATGCTGCTACTCGCTCAGTGCAACGCGTTGTACAAGACGATGCCGTTTCTCTTTGAGTGGATCGACGACGAAACAGAACTCCTCTTGCCCGATAACCTGCTCCACACAGACTCGCTGATCCGCAAGCTCGTCGGCGAGATCGACGAAAACGACTGGCAGGAGGTCGAGATCATCGGCTGGCTCTACCAGTTCTACATCGCCGAGCGCAAAGACGAAGTTATGGCCCGCAAGAGCGCCGTGCCGACGGAAGACATTCCGGCCGTCACCCAGCTCTTCACCCCGCATTGGATTGTCCGTTACCTTGTCGAGAACTCGCTCGGCCGCCTCTGGCTGCTGAACCGCCCCGGCTCCCGGCTTCGTGAGCAGATGCCCTACTATATCGAGGGGGAAACTGAGACCGACTTCCTCAAGATCACCAAGCCTGAGGACATCCGCCTGTTAGACCCCGCGTGCGGAAGCGGGCACATGCTCACCTATGCCTTCGACCTGCTCTTCCGTATCTACGAGGAAGAAGGCTACGTGCCAAACGAGATTCCTGCGCTCATCCTGAAGCACAATCTCTATGGTCTGGAAATCTGCCCCCGCGCGGCGCAGCTCGCCGAGCTGGCCCTCGTCTTCAAGGCCCGGGAAAAATCACGGCGCTTCTTTCAGCCCAGCACTCTTGTTCAGCCCCACATTCTTGCATTGCAAGACATCCGCTTCGACGAAGGCGAACTCCGCGACTACATCGCAGCGCTCGAACTCGGCACTCTCTTTAATGAGCCCATGCTGAAACTCCTACATCAGTTCGAGCAAGCCACCACCTTTGGTTCGCTCATTCAGCCCTGCCTGGACGAACAGAACATCACCTTTGCCCGTCAGGCCATGAAGACCAAAGACCTCGGCGGCCAGCTCTTTCTCCGTGAGACTCACGGCAAAGTCCTCCGCGTCTTGGAACAGGCGGAGATGTTGTGCCAGAGGTATCACGTTGTCGTGGCCAATCCGCCATATATGGGCGGGGGAGCGATGAATCCTCTTCTCAAAGAATATGTGAAGAAACATCTGACTTTGAGTAAACAAGACCTAATGACGTGCTTTATGCAGCGGGCAACAACGTTGGCAGTCCCCTTTGGCACGATAGCAGTAATTAATCTTCCCTCTTGGCTTTTTCTTTCTTCTTTTGAAGCCTTCAGAATCTACCTCATAGCAAATGAGACCATCTCCAGTTTGCTACATCTTGGGCGCGGTATATTCGGCTCAGATTTCGGGACGGTTGCGTTTGTGCTCAAGAATTGCCCGGCAAACGGACGCAAGGGGATTTATCGAAGGCTTTTTGAACGGCATGTTGAGGTCGATTCAGTGAATGAAATAGAGGCTAAGTTTCTGAATCAATCCTTCGGCAGGTTTGTTGCCGATCAAAGAGACTTTCTACAAATCCCTGGTGCGCCCATTGCCTATTGGGTCACTCCTGCAGTCAGGCATATTTTTGCTACTGCCACTCCATTGAAGGACATTGCAAAGCCAAGACAAGGTTTGGCTACGACCAACAATTCTGCGTTTCTAAGAATGTGGTATGAGCCGGCACTTGAGCGAATTGGATTTGAAATGACGTCTGAGAATGAGGCGGAGCAAAGCAGGCAAAAGTGGTTTCCTCTCCAGAAAGGAGGATCATTTCGGAAATGGTATGGGAATAACGAATATGTGCTGAATTATGAGCGCCGGGGGCAAACCATCTGTGACTATATCGACAACACACCTGGGGTGCGAGTTGGTTCCAATGGAAGAGTAATCAACCGACAATTTTACTTTCGAGAAGCAATCACCTGGTCGAGTCTCTCAATTTCGGCGCTTTCAATGCGCTATATGGGCAAAGGCTACATCTTCGAAACAAAAGGTTCTGCCTGTTTCTGTGATGACAGACTACTCTTGATGGAACTCCTCGGATACGCCAACAGTACTTTGGTAAATCAGTTTTTGCAGGCTCTATCTCCAACACTGGATTTCCACGAAGGGCCGATAGGCAATTTGCCGGTCATCCCGATTAGGTCTCATGCTCAGCAGAATCTTGTCGCTGAGTGTATTTCCATCTCCCGCGCCGACTGGGACAATTTCGAGACCTCCTGGGACTTCCGCGACCAGCCGCTGCTGCGGCCGGGGATGAAAGGCGCAACGCTGGAGGCGAGTTGGCGGAATTGGGCGGCGCATAGCACCGCCGCCATTCGTCGAATGAAGGAGCTGGAGACGGAAAACAACCGGCTCTTCATCGATGCCTACGGTCTCGCGGATGAGCTGACGCCAGAAGTCCCAGAGGACCAGATCACTCTCGCCCGCGCTGACCAGCGCAAGGACATGGCCGGCTTCCTCTCTTATGCCGTTGGCTGCATGATGGGCCGCTATTCGCTTGACAAGCCTGGACTCATCCTCGCTAACGCCAGCGACTCCCTGCGTGAGTTTCTAGCCAAAGTGGGACGGTCGCAGGATCAGCTCACCTTCGCCCCCGACGAGGACGGCATCATCCCCGTGCTCGATGGCGAGTGGTTCGAGGACGACATCGTGGCCCGTGTACATGCTTTTCTGCGAGCTGCCTTCGCTGAGACTACACTGGAAGTAAATCTAGGCTTTATTGAGGAATCGCTGGGCAAAGATCTGCGCAAATACTTCCTTGCCGACTTCTACAAGGACCACCTCAAAACCTACAAGAAGCGTCCGATCTACTGGCTGTTCTCCAGCGGCAAGGAGCGCGCGTTCCAATGCCTCGTCTATTTGCACCGGTATCAAGACGGCACGCTGGCCCGTATGCGCACGGAATATGTCATTCCGTTGCAAGGCAAAATGGCCGCTCGGATTGAACAACTGGCTTCCGAGACCCAGAAGGCATCTTCCACTTCCCAACGTAAGACACTGGAAAAGGAACGAGACAAGCTTCTGAAGCACCAAACTGAACTCCGGGCATTTGACGAGAAGCTGCGGCACTATGCCGATCAGCGGATCGCATTGGACCTCGACGACGGGGTGAAGGTCAATTATGGGAAGTTTGGCGATCTCCTCGCCGAGGTCAAAGCCGTGACAGGCGGAACGGACGAGGACTGA
- the pglZ gene encoding BREX-1 system phosphatase PglZ type A, protein MDARQIQDTLDRIYKEEGARIVFWNDPDKEFQTILPALNLDGVNIIQLNELGALEVKIRVEREDPTGRYLLYSPSEEPDYENDWLLDVRLYSRPFRADRASILLNELGLKNLHLRQYLSDRRKFFDNKERLQKLKSLVEPNDLASDLDRKMIATVVKAEQPEWFNIIRTLYHAYTDNDDEIDLQTEPAAWEQIEKFDLDKPFWEMAKTTFGYSEETPTLKNLLLRLFVTDYVHHLKAAPPSALLHLTLPTQGRSNAVVCLGQWRDSSSKGSSYDRLSEEVAALIHVEDYLLGLEITDLLDVMTFLVVERGIASRLRERVHQTADMINPDEVRSIVTRRQAGHWASLMVNGSQTVPRRALHAVYDALVAAADFFALRNQHRDGFAFLDATALYRAYEGKLFRFDQLYRHFCEAADHAEAQGWNILKPLRELIEDCYANWYVPTLSLAWGNFLDPQGTAQLLSKWQLEQIPSQQEFFNRQVRPRLEEAENRKAYVIISDAFRYEAAQELTQELNGTYRFEATLASQLGVLPSYTALGMASLLPYNTLSFKPNGDVLVDGKSTSSTELRGEVLGSVEGVACKASELVSMKKEQGREFVSGKRVVYIYHDTVDAIGDKAATEEKTFESVRTAIGELASLVAYVINSLNGNHVVITADHGFLFTESSPGEPEKSKLDEKPNGTVRAKKRYVIGHNLPDHESVWHGKTAVTAGAEGGMEFWIPKAANRFHFTGGARFVHGGAMLQEIVVPVITVKHKKDKSTREDTKVKSVTVHVLGASHKVTTNRHRFELIQVEPVSERVKPITLKVAIYEGDNVVTNVETVTFDSTSDKMDERKKWVHVVLQDHQYHKNTAYRLVLRDADTGIEQQSVPVTIDRVFADDF, encoded by the coding sequence ATGGATGCTCGTCAAATTCAGGACACGCTCGACCGCATATATAAGGAAGAGGGAGCCAGGATTGTCTTCTGGAACGATCCCGACAAAGAGTTCCAGACTATTCTGCCTGCGCTGAACCTCGACGGGGTGAACATCATCCAGCTCAACGAGCTAGGCGCGCTCGAAGTGAAGATTCGTGTGGAGCGGGAGGACCCCACAGGGCGGTATCTGCTCTATTCCCCAAGTGAAGAGCCCGATTACGAGAACGATTGGCTTCTCGACGTGCGCCTGTATAGTCGCCCATTCCGGGCCGACCGCGCTTCGATTCTCCTCAATGAGCTTGGTTTGAAGAATCTCCACCTTCGCCAGTATTTGTCAGACCGCCGGAAGTTTTTTGACAACAAAGAACGGCTCCAAAAGCTGAAGAGCTTGGTTGAGCCCAATGATCTAGCCAGCGACCTGGACCGCAAAATGATCGCCACGGTCGTGAAGGCAGAGCAGCCGGAATGGTTCAACATCATCCGTACGCTCTACCATGCCTATACTGACAACGACGATGAGATTGACTTGCAGACGGAACCGGCAGCTTGGGAACAGATCGAGAAATTTGATTTAGACAAGCCTTTCTGGGAGATGGCCAAGACTACGTTCGGCTATTCGGAAGAGACTCCGACGCTTAAGAATCTTCTACTCAGACTCTTTGTGACCGACTACGTGCATCATCTGAAGGCCGCTCCGCCAAGTGCGCTTCTGCATTTAACTCTCCCGACACAGGGGCGCTCGAATGCCGTCGTCTGCCTTGGGCAATGGCGCGACAGCAGCAGCAAAGGCAGTAGCTATGACCGACTCTCCGAGGAAGTGGCGGCCCTGATTCACGTAGAAGATTACTTGCTCGGCTTGGAGATCACGGATTTGCTCGATGTGATGACGTTCCTTGTGGTGGAACGGGGGATCGCCAGCCGTCTGCGGGAGCGCGTGCATCAGACGGCGGACATGATCAACCCCGATGAAGTGCGGTCAATCGTCACCCGCAGGCAGGCTGGACACTGGGCTTCGCTCATGGTGAACGGTTCCCAGACGGTGCCGCGACGGGCGCTCCATGCGGTGTATGACGCGCTGGTTGCTGCCGCTGATTTCTTTGCCCTGCGGAACCAACATCGAGACGGGTTCGCCTTTCTCGATGCGACGGCTCTCTATCGGGCCTACGAGGGAAAGTTATTCCGTTTTGACCAACTGTATCGCCATTTCTGCGAAGCCGCTGATCATGCCGAGGCACAAGGCTGGAACATCCTGAAGCCGTTGCGGGAGTTGATCGAGGATTGTTATGCGAATTGGTACGTCCCGACGCTCTCATTAGCCTGGGGAAACTTTCTTGATCCCCAAGGCACGGCCCAACTTCTTAGCAAGTGGCAGCTCGAACAGATCCCCAGCCAGCAAGAGTTCTTCAACCGTCAGGTGCGTCCTCGTCTGGAGGAAGCGGAGAATCGGAAGGCGTATGTCATCATCAGCGACGCGTTCCGCTACGAGGCGGCCCAGGAACTTACGCAAGAGCTTAATGGCACATACCGCTTTGAAGCGACATTGGCTTCGCAGCTTGGTGTCTTGCCCTCATACACCGCTCTTGGGATGGCGAGCTTGCTCCCTTACAACACGTTGTCGTTTAAGCCAAATGGCGACGTCTTGGTGGATGGGAAGTCCACCTCTTCGACAGAACTGCGGGGGGAAGTCCTAGGATCAGTTGAGGGGGTAGCCTGCAAGGCCAGCGAGTTGGTGTCGATGAAGAAAGAACAAGGTCGTGAATTTGTGAGCGGTAAACGGGTTGTCTACATTTACCACGACACGGTCGATGCGATTGGCGATAAGGCTGCGACAGAGGAGAAAACATTTGAATCGGTACGAACGGCGATCGGCGAACTGGCTTCTCTCGTGGCCTATGTCATCAACAGTCTGAATGGCAACCATGTGGTCATTACGGCGGATCACGGGTTCCTTTTCACAGAGTCTTCACCCGGTGAGCCGGAAAAGAGCAAGTTGGATGAGAAGCCAAACGGGACCGTGCGAGCCAAAAAGCGCTATGTGATCGGGCATAACCTCCCTGATCATGAGTCCGTGTGGCATGGCAAGACCGCAGTCACTGCTGGTGCTGAGGGCGGAATGGAATTCTGGATTCCCAAGGCAGCCAATCGTTTCCACTTCACTGGCGGTGCTCGTTTCGTGCACGGGGGCGCCATGTTGCAAGAAATCGTTGTGCCGGTGATCACGGTCAAGCACAAGAAAGATAAGTCCACTCGCGAAGACACCAAGGTCAAGTCCGTAACCGTGCATGTGTTGGGAGCCAGCCACAAAGTCACAACGAACCGTCATCGCTTCGAACTGATCCAAGTGGAACCAGTCAGCGAACGGGTGAAGCCGATCACACTGAAGGTGGCGATCTACGAGGGAGATAACGTCGTCACGAATGTCGAGACCGTGACGTTTGATAGTACCTCAGATAAGATGGACGAACGTAAGAAGTGGGTTCACGTAGTGCTGCAAGATCATCAGTATCACAAGAACACCGCATATCGGCTCGTCCTGCGGGATGCTGACACTGGAATTGAGCAACAGAGTGTACCGGTGACCATTGATAGGGTGTTTGCCGATGACTTCTGA